In Caldicellulosiruptor morganii, the following proteins share a genomic window:
- a CDS encoding DUF6470 family protein — translation MKIVQIQIHQTFVKVNLHQEHLKVKINQDRCWEEVNLGSTDYLVRKSAQQGYEQVLRYIQKTAENGNRLARIEDGGQPIIDICIEEAFPEYDYNVDVIPKSRPQIYFEGGKVYIDFEMGKVDVRV, via the coding sequence ATGAAAATTGTACAGATTCAAATTCACCAGACTTTTGTAAAAGTCAATCTTCATCAGGAACATTTAAAGGTAAAAATAAACCAGGACAGGTGCTGGGAAGAGGTAAATCTGGGCTCAACAGATTACCTGGTTCGTAAAAGCGCCCAGCAGGGATATGAACAGGTTTTAAGGTATATACAGAAGACAGCAGAAAATGGAAACAGGCTTGCAAGGATAGAAGATGGCGGTCAGCCTATAATTGACATCTGCATTGAAGAAGCATTTCCTGAGTATGACTACAACGTGGATGTCATTCCCAAAAGCCGCCCGCAAATTTACTTTGAAGGTGGCAAAGTTTATATAGATTTTGAGATGGGCAAGGTTGATGTGAGAGTATGA
- the flgL gene encoding flagellar hook-associated protein FlgL: MRINNNIQALNTYNRLTINNDALAKSLEKLSSGMRINRAGDDAAGLAISEKMRSQIRGLNQAQRNAQDAISLIQTAEGALNEVHSILQRMRELAVQAANDTNTDADRNAIQNEVDQLVSEIDRIANTTEFNTKKLLDGTVIGIKPAVNGTYGINNNSSLTSDDIQVVSEAAIQNGSKVNGAITIVRIGTGTTYGNFEIRDSFGNKIANGTGSTVGVNLSVSGITLIVEFEDTVLATSAVTLKLQNIDNMKVGESITLTLTAYQDAQTDTSKAITTQIGANTGQTMQIGIDSMKGIDLGVIDNNGNTIKVNTKYAASAAIAVLDNAISKVSEQRSRLGAYQNRLEHTINNLGTASENLTASESRIRDVDMAKEMMNYTKNNILMQAATAMLAQANQLPQAVLQLLR, encoded by the coding sequence ATGCGTATTAATAACAACATTCAGGCGCTAAATACTTATAACAGGCTAACAATCAACAATGACGCTTTAGCAAAGTCACTTGAAAAACTTTCATCTGGTATGAGAATTAACAGAGCTGGCGATGATGCAGCTGGCTTGGCAATTTCAGAAAAAATGAGAAGCCAGATAAGAGGTTTGAACCAAGCTCAGAGAAATGCGCAGGATGCAATTTCTCTTATCCAGACGGCAGAAGGTGCGCTAAATGAAGTACACTCAATCTTACAGAGAATGAGAGAGCTTGCAGTTCAAGCAGCAAATGATACAAACACCGATGCTGACAGAAATGCTATTCAAAATGAGGTAGATCAATTAGTTAGTGAAATTGATAGAATTGCTAACACAACTGAGTTTAATACAAAAAAGCTACTTGACGGAACAGTGATAGGAATAAAACCAGCTGTTAATGGTACGTATGGTATCAATAACAATAGTTCTCTAACATCGGATGATATACAGGTTGTATCCGAAGCTGCAATTCAGAATGGCTCTAAAGTAAATGGTGCTATTACAATTGTAAGAATTGGTACTGGAACCACATATGGCAATTTTGAGATTCGCGATTCTTTCGGTAATAAAATTGCAAATGGTACAGGTTCAACTGTAGGAGTAAACTTGAGTGTAAGTGGTATTACATTAATAGTAGAATTTGAGGACACTGTTTTAGCAACAAGTGCGGTTACATTAAAACTTCAGAATATTGATAATATGAAAGTAGGTGAAAGTATTACATTGACATTAACAGCATATCAAGATGCTCAAACAGATACTTCAAAGGCTATTACAACACAGATTGGTGCGAATACAGGGCAAACAATGCAAATAGGAATTGACAGTATGAAAGGAATAGACTTAGGTGTAATCGATAATAATGGTAATACTATAAAAGTTAACACAAAATATGCAGCAAGCGCAGCTATAGCTGTTTTGGACAATGCTATATCAAAGGTATCAGAACAGCGTTCAAGACTTGGTGCATACCAGAATAGACTTGAGCATACAATCAACAACTTGGGAACAGCTTCTGAAAACTTGACTGCTTCTGAGTCAAGAATCAGAGATGTTGATATGGCAAAAGAGATGATGAATTATACAAAAAATAATATCTTAATGCAGGCTGCAACAGCAATGCTTGCACAAGCAAATCAGCTGCCGCAGGCAGTACTTCAGTTGTTAAGGTAA
- the fliW gene encoding flagellar assembly protein FliW encodes MVVQKSVVKSRVFGELEVSEDSIIFFEDGIPAFENLKKFVIVKEDESPFYWLQSVEDKDIAFVLINPFEIKPDYEFDIPDDIVKKLEIESSQDVAVFCIVVISEDVKQTRVNLKAPVIINVNRRKGMQYLLDDERYPIRYYLFENLDPNSQK; translated from the coding sequence ATGGTTGTGCAAAAATCAGTTGTAAAATCAAGAGTTTTTGGCGAGCTTGAAGTCAGTGAAGACAGTATTATATTTTTTGAAGATGGCATTCCTGCGTTTGAGAACCTGAAAAAGTTTGTAATTGTCAAAGAAGATGAAAGCCCATTTTACTGGCTTCAGTCTGTTGAAGACAAAGACATTGCATTTGTGCTGATAAATCCTTTTGAAATAAAGCCAGATTATGAATTTGACATACCGGATGATATTGTAAAGAAACTGGAAATAGAGTCTTCACAAGATGTTGCAGTCTTTTGCATTGTTGTAATTTCAGAGGATGTAAAGCAAACAAGAGTGAATCTAAAAGCCCCGGTTATTATTAATGTAAACAGAAGAAAGGGTATGCAGTATCTTTTGGATGATGAAAGATATCCTATAAGATACTACCTTTTTGAAAACTTGGATCCAAATTCACAGAAATGA
- the mntA gene encoding type VII toxin-antitoxin system MntA family adenylyltransferase antitoxin, with product MIEKSRILEVLKECFEKENTIVFAYLFGSYAKGKANENSDVDIAVYVDEELANDSKRLLEFQIKHMIGISDILRKEVDLVILNQASPLLRHEVISEGILIIEKDHDRLVNFKKMSFYYYQDWLHIMKIKMMYIKERIADNGKKGTCQ from the coding sequence ATGATTGAAAAGAGCAGGATTTTGGAAGTTTTAAAGGAATGTTTTGAAAAAGAAAATACCATTGTATTTGCATATCTGTTTGGGTCGTATGCAAAAGGGAAAGCAAATGAAAATAGCGATGTTGACATTGCTGTATATGTAGATGAGGAACTGGCAAATGATTCTAAAAGGTTATTGGAATTTCAGATCAAACATATGATAGGTATTTCAGACATTCTAAGAAAAGAAGTTGACCTTGTAATTTTGAATCAGGCTTCACCGCTTTTGAGACACGAAGTAATTTCAGAAGGCATTTTGATTATTGAAAAAGACCATGATAGGTTAGTAAATTTTAAAAAGATGAGTTTCTATTACTATCAGGACTGGCTGCATATTATGAAGATTAAGATGATGTATATAAAAGAGAGGATAGCAGATAATGGTAAAAAAGGCACTTGTCAGTGA
- a CDS encoding ATP-binding protein — protein sequence MSITSSENILRILYSYNPWWRDGYFPQDLSKSVKRMAYHRVFSLLNHPTIRRYIILSGARRVGKTTILYQIIESLLKDKVNPKKMLYVSFDHPLLKLCSFDQILTLYELNINQSEEAYIFLDEIQYAGDWDRWLKVYYDTKPKWEIVATGFASPKLIEGVKESGVGRWTVVSVPTLSFYEFCEILDAQERPKNLPDLDLKDLSNLNAHQISELVFLLMPLQKYFGRYLMVGGFPEFVFSEDWFLIQRILREDVVDKVIKRDIPSLFNVRNLTVLEKVFLYLCFNSASVINIATISKQIENVSVTTIENYIHLLENANLIYRSFPVELGGKKIFKAKPKIYISDPAIRNAVLMIDNLFTDSKELGITVETAIFKHIYNFYSETNAKIGYFRKSSDNQKEIDVVVEFPNGKSLIEVKFREDSTLSTGNAIVEMCQKEKDIISAVLVTKRAEDFGKVDIDTKVPIIKIPAFVFMYLFGRR from the coding sequence TTGTCAATAACAAGCTCAGAAAACATTTTGAGAATTTTATACTCTTATAATCCCTGGTGGAGAGACGGCTACTTTCCACAAGATTTATCTAAATCTGTAAAGAGAATGGCATACCATAGAGTTTTTAGCCTGCTAAATCATCCAACTATCAGAAGATATATTATACTTTCAGGTGCACGTCGTGTAGGCAAAACTACTATATTATACCAGATAATAGAGTCGCTTTTAAAGGATAAAGTTAATCCTAAAAAAATGCTGTATGTTTCGTTTGATCATCCTTTATTAAAGCTTTGTTCATTTGATCAAATTTTGACCCTTTATGAACTGAACATTAACCAGTCAGAAGAAGCTTATATATTTTTAGATGAAATTCAATACGCAGGCGATTGGGACAGGTGGTTAAAAGTATATTACGATACAAAACCAAAATGGGAAATTGTTGCTACAGGCTTTGCTTCACCAAAACTTATTGAAGGAGTGAAAGAAAGTGGTGTTGGTCGCTGGACAGTCGTTTCTGTTCCAACTCTTTCGTTTTATGAATTTTGTGAAATACTTGATGCCCAGGAAAGACCAAAGAACTTACCAGATTTAGATTTAAAAGATCTTTCAAATTTAAATGCCCATCAAATTTCTGAACTTGTTTTTTTGCTTATGCCTCTGCAAAAGTATTTTGGCAGATATTTAATGGTCGGGGGCTTTCCTGAATTTGTATTTTCAGAAGATTGGTTTTTAATTCAGAGAATTTTAAGAGAAGATGTGGTGGATAAGGTCATCAAAAGAGATATTCCTTCACTGTTTAATGTTAGAAACTTGACAGTGTTAGAAAAAGTTTTCTTATATTTGTGTTTTAACTCTGCAAGTGTGATAAACATTGCAACTATCAGCAAGCAGATTGAAAATGTATCAGTGACCACAATAGAAAATTATATTCACTTACTTGAAAATGCAAATTTAATTTACAGAAGTTTCCCAGTTGAATTAGGTGGCAAAAAAATTTTTAAGGCAAAACCCAAGATATATATTTCTGACCCGGCTATCAGAAATGCAGTTTTGATGATAGATAATTTATTTACAGATAGCAAGGAACTTGGAATTACAGTAGAAACAGCAATTTTTAAACATATATATAATTTCTACAGTGAAACAAATGCAAAAATAGGATATTTTAGAAAGTCGAGTGATAATCAAAAAGAGATTGATGTGGTAGTTGAGTTTCCAAATGGTAAGAGCCTGATTGAGGTAAAGTTCAGAGAAGATAGCACTCTTAGCACAGGTAATGCAATTGTAGAGATGTGCCAGAAAGAAAAAGATATAATCTCAGCTGTGCTTGTCACAAAGAGAGCAGAAGACTTTGGCAAGGTTGATATTGATACGAAAGTTCCAATTATAAAGATTCCGGCTTTTGTGTTTATGTATTTGTTTGGGAGAAGGTAA
- the hepT gene encoding type VII toxin-antitoxin system HepT family RNase toxin: MVKREILTQKIESIKASLKKIRLFSNFTLEQFLEDEIAQDVVVFNLFLIVQNLIDIGNHIISDNGLGEPSAYSDIPVILKRAKILNENEMQIFRSMIQFRNIIAHEYAKIDLHVVYNIFKNKLADIELILSKFIEYCGI; the protein is encoded by the coding sequence ATGGTAAAGAGAGAGATTTTAACTCAAAAGATTGAGAGTATAAAGGCAAGTTTAAAAAAAATTAGACTGTTTTCAAATTTTACATTAGAACAATTTTTAGAAGATGAAATAGCTCAAGATGTTGTGGTTTTCAATCTGTTTTTGATTGTCCAAAATCTTATTGACATAGGGAATCACATTATTTCAGATAACGGTTTAGGAGAACCTTCAGCTTATAGCGATATACCTGTTATTTTAAAACGTGCAAAGATATTAAATGAAAATGAGATGCAGATTTTCAGGTCTATGATTCAGTTTAGAAATATAATTGCCCATGAATATGCCAAAATAGATTTGCATGTTGTATACAATATATTTAAAAATAAATTAGCTGATATAGAATTAATTTTAAGTAAGTTTATAGAATACTGTGGAATTTGA
- the mntA gene encoding type VII toxin-antitoxin system MntA family adenylyltransferase antitoxin produces MVKDEIVKILREYFEKDDKVIFAYLFGSYARGNANKSSDIDVAAYIKKSKDATEDLLYQLDTKEHLEKILNKKVDFVILNDADPLLKHEVFSDGILVIDKDHDLYVDVRVKNFYEYMDKKRYLEICALYQREYFLHGKERDFNSKD; encoded by the coding sequence ATGGTGAAAGATGAGATTGTAAAGATTTTGAGAGAATATTTTGAGAAGGATGATAAGGTTATATTTGCATATCTTTTTGGTTCATATGCAAGGGGAAATGCCAACAAATCAAGCGACATTGATGTTGCTGCATACATCAAAAAAAGCAAAGACGCAACCGAAGATCTGTTATATCAACTTGATACAAAAGAGCATCTTGAAAAGATTCTGAATAAAAAAGTGGACTTTGTTATTTTGAATGATGCTGATCCTCTTTTGAAGCATGAGGTTTTTAGTGATGGTATATTGGTAATTGACAAAGATCATGATTTATATGTTGATGTTAGAGTAAAAAACTTTTATGAATACATGGACAAAAAGAGATACCTTGAAATTTGTGCACTTTATCAAAGGGAGTATTTTTTGCATGGTAAAGAGAGAGATTTTAACTCAAAAGATTGA
- the hepT gene encoding type VII toxin-antitoxin system HepT family RNase toxin, which translates to MVKKALVSEKIDRIVFCLNRIKRFQNMSFEEFKKDQDAQDIVVHNLFLAIQNLIDIGNHIIADDVFETPGYYGEIPQILSKEKVISESLALIFKKMISFRNIIVHEYSKIDLAKVYDILINGIDDINRIIDEIIKYANL; encoded by the coding sequence ATGGTAAAAAAGGCACTTGTCAGTGAGAAAATAGATAGGATAGTGTTTTGCCTAAATAGAATAAAAAGATTTCAGAATATGAGTTTTGAAGAATTCAAAAAGGATCAGGATGCTCAGGACATAGTCGTTCACAATCTTTTTTTGGCAATACAGAATCTAATAGACATAGGAAATCATATAATAGCCGATGATGTTTTTGAAACACCGGGTTATTATGGTGAGATTCCGCAGATTCTATCAAAAGAAAAGGTTATTTCAGAAAGTTTAGCTTTAATTTTTAAGAAAATGATTTCTTTTCGCAATATAATTGTTCATGAATATTCTAAAATTGATCTGGCAAAAGTTTATGATATTCTAATTAATGGTATTGATGATATAAATAGAATTATTGATGAGATTATAAAGTATGCAAATCTATAA
- a CDS encoding glycosyltransferase → MSKEILNRITRIKSMLKDLIEKGDLDYALEIIRQYEKVVLNDVEMLSFKGVIYYAKNELDKAKEIFKKGLLIDSTYSDLYFNLGCVFESEGDIQTAIRYFKRALEFSKIEEEKKDVLEKLKVHENIASSVSDTKISFFVKAGLDSFIEDVILGLMDEYFVRKIIVTDFKQIDEGMQWADICWFEWCDELVIYGSRHELAREKKLICRIHRYEAFTNYIFKVEWENIDKVIFVASHIFDIVNSKLKGNIKNKSSVIPNGIRMEDYNFRKREKGFNLAYVGYLNYRKSPNLLLQIISKLRRIDKRYRLFIAGEFQDEENMMYFKYMLKEMGLEEHVIFDGWQKDINSWLEDKNYVLCCSISESQNMSIMEAMAKGIKPVIHNFVAAREIYPSYLIWDTIDEAVEMILSEDYDSAKYRAFIEANYSLKQQNIKIKGLLQELISNKQNKDIEMYYSKESITISKTNIIVIDPISVNMSVDVQRYEEDLEYKLGKYNYLTNYLSPDMLLHDNIRYMLDFLYEFIDKGVPYQKTLYYAFLLDVYKKGYYLNKPEIIIDRFIQLFNVIKRDGLIKKPIVTFINDGHLKGLTFSNGKTVSVRIPDHIKLWVISGRHRVAIAKYLGFDNIPVYVLKNSFLDKERGQIISLLPAYWAPYMEKNLEFYKEQIAQNYIGAFDGKYQSYIDENKKSIVEKFVLKVKPKLLIDVGCNRGELSYGFIKYGINVLGIDISSREELMLPNDYNFIQLDIVKDDLPFPADVILFLSVYHHIFYNYGKEKADEVFYKLLRKSKYLIFDTGHAEESGIYRQSWIKEVKKYFKTEKELLDHFGVPYEILGKWKTTQGDNRTIVVFTNKELE, encoded by the coding sequence GTGAGTAAAGAGATTTTAAATAGAATAACAAGGATAAAAAGCATGTTAAAAGACCTTATAGAAAAAGGCGATTTAGATTATGCTTTAGAGATTATCCGTCAATACGAAAAAGTAGTACTAAATGATGTGGAAATGCTTTCTTTTAAAGGTGTTATTTATTATGCGAAAAATGAGTTGGATAAAGCAAAAGAAATTTTCAAGAAAGGTTTATTGATAGATTCCACATATTCTGATTTGTACTTTAATTTGGGGTGTGTTTTTGAATCCGAAGGAGATATACAAACAGCAATAAGATACTTCAAAAGAGCATTGGAGTTTTCAAAGATTGAGGAAGAAAAGAAAGATGTTTTAGAGAAATTAAAAGTTCATGAAAATATTGCTTCGTCTGTTAGCGATACTAAGATATCTTTCTTTGTTAAAGCTGGTTTGGATAGTTTTATAGAGGACGTTATATTAGGCTTAATGGATGAATACTTTGTCCGAAAAATTATTGTAACTGACTTTAAACAAATTGACGAAGGTATGCAATGGGCTGATATTTGTTGGTTTGAGTGGTGTGATGAGCTTGTGATATATGGGAGCAGGCATGAGCTTGCGAGAGAGAAAAAGTTAATATGCCGAATTCATAGGTATGAAGCATTCACAAATTATATATTTAAAGTTGAATGGGAAAATATAGATAAAGTAATATTTGTGGCATCTCATATTTTTGATATTGTAAATTCAAAATTGAAAGGTAATATTAAAAATAAAAGTAGTGTTATACCAAATGGTATTCGTATGGAAGATTACAATTTTAGGAAAAGAGAGAAAGGTTTCAATTTAGCTTATGTTGGTTATTTAAATTATAGAAAGTCTCCCAATTTGTTATTGCAGATAATTAGTAAATTAAGAAGAATTGATAAAAGATATCGTTTATTCATTGCAGGGGAATTTCAAGATGAAGAAAACATGATGTATTTTAAATATATGCTTAAAGAAATGGGTTTAGAGGAGCATGTAATATTCGATGGATGGCAAAAAGATATAAATTCATGGTTAGAAGATAAAAATTATGTTTTATGTTGTAGCATTTCGGAGTCTCAAAATATGAGTATTATGGAAGCAATGGCAAAAGGAATAAAACCAGTGATACATAATTTTGTGGCAGCAAGAGAGATATATCCTTCGTATCTAATATGGGATACAATTGATGAGGCTGTAGAAATGATATTATCTGAAGATTATGATTCTGCTAAATATAGAGCATTTATTGAGGCAAATTACTCTCTTAAGCAACAGAATATTAAAATTAAAGGTTTGTTACAAGAATTAATATCAAACAAGCAGAATAAAGATATAGAAATGTATTATTCCAAAGAAAGTATCACTATAAGTAAAACCAATATTATTGTCATTGATCCAATTTCAGTAAACATGTCAGTAGATGTTCAAAGATATGAAGAAGACTTGGAATATAAGTTGGGAAAATACAATTATTTAACAAATTATCTGTCACCTGATATGCTTTTGCACGATAATATTAGATATATGTTAGATTTTTTATATGAATTTATTGATAAAGGTGTTCCTTATCAGAAAACATTATATTATGCTTTTTTACTTGATGTTTACAAGAAAGGTTATTATTTAAATAAACCTGAAATAATTATAGACAGGTTTATTCAATTGTTTAATGTAATTAAACGGGATGGATTAATAAAAAAACCAATTGTTACTTTCATAAACGACGGACATTTAAAAGGTTTAACTTTTTCTAATGGTAAAACAGTTAGTGTTAGAATTCCAGATCATATAAAACTTTGGGTTATTAGTGGACGGCATAGAGTTGCTATTGCAAAGTATTTGGGTTTTGATAATATTCCAGTTTATGTATTAAAAAACTCGTTTTTGGATAAAGAAAGAGGACAGATTATATCATTATTACCAGCTTATTGGGCTCCATATATGGAGAAAAATTTGGAATTTTATAAGGAGCAAATTGCACAAAATTATATAGGAGCTTTTGATGGGAAATATCAAAGTTATATTGATGAAAATAAAAAATCTATAGTGGAAAAATTTGTTTTAAAAGTTAAGCCAAAACTACTTATCGATGTGGGGTGTAATCGAGGTGAATTATCTTATGGTTTTATTAAGTACGGAATCAATGTTTTGGGAATTGATATTTCTTCTAGAGAAGAGTTAATGTTACCTAATGATTATAATTTTATTCAGCTTGATATTGTAAAGGATGATTTACCATTTCCTGCTGATGTAATTTTATTTTTAAGCGTTTATCATCATATATTTTACAATTATGGAAAGGAAAAGGCGGATGAAGTTTTTTATAAACTCTTAAGAAAAAGTAAATATCTTATTTTTGATACAGGACATGCAGAAGAATCAGGAATATACAGACAGAGTTGGATTAAGGAAGTTAAAAAATATTTTAAAACTGAAAAGGAACTACTTGATCATTTTGGTGTACCTTATGAGATATTGGGTAAATGGAAAACAACACAAGGGGACAATAGAACCATTGTAGTTTTTACTAATAAAGAATTGGAATAA
- the csrA gene encoding carbon storage regulator CsrA: MLVLSRKEGEQILIGEDIIVMVISIEKDSVKLGIDAPKNVKVLRYELLQELKNENLEALQGKERLIRIKDLKGLLKDGER, encoded by the coding sequence ATGCTTGTTCTTTCGCGAAAAGAAGGTGAGCAGATTCTAATTGGAGAGGATATAATAGTAATGGTTATAAGCATAGAAAAAGATAGCGTAAAGCTTGGAATAGATGCACCCAAAAACGTCAAGGTTTTGCGATATGAACTGCTTCAAGAGCTCAAAAACGAAAATCTTGAAGCACTGCAGGGCAAAGAAAGACTAATTAGAATCAAAGATTTGAAAGGACTATTAAAAGATGGTGAAAGATGA
- a CDS encoding TPR domain-containing glycosyltransferase, whose translation MIVKDEEKNLPRCLDSLKELTENKDVELIIVDTGSADKTVEIAKRYTEKVYFYEWKNDFSAARNFSISKAQGEWIFIIDADEELRAEDGKILYNFLCSKESKDYNTITILVKNLLDIENDNFSIVASERLFRNDGTFCYEGFIHNLPKSKGPVKHLDVMLIHYGYISTDNELVEKKFKRTSALLKKKLEEEPENIYYLYQLSASYLMHKDYKEALEVAEKAYELMQKRIPFEFRVHFLFLYQHIVKCYIANNEIDKAFEVCDEGIKLEPEFIDLYYYRAKINLMKKRENYAIKDFISYLKLLEKFSDLKITKNPSVELFTVGLKDEVYMILAKLYKEKEEYDKALSFACKVRSKSVIDEALKLIIRICFENVKIEDLFAYYQQLKKESNEWLDKIIANIEFNLLERNNEKLFLSYSEVFMKDDSLYGALNNVRFDFIEGKLENAKKILQMFFEKENFDMLPFYYADIIYYSLVMKLEVLSIIEEISNDKWIVFVEYLAKKYFESIEEWITALESQIEKFGENINIFLKKLLLYHQVLNVYYEKKIDIPFERVFNSYIDTGIQYIEKIYREEILEKNPEIIRFDNDRFFAFVRLIIREHDLEKRKEYVRKAVEIYPYMADGIKKLIEKSANKVADSKFFNAEFEMYKNVVKNKIKGLVDQGFLEEAERLVDEYEKLVKSDPDIYSLRAMIKINKRDFASAVSLLKNGLKLYPEDDNLNYNLGYVYELMGDDLKALEQYRKLLNFVKDKEIEDKIVYLQRKLYRNLN comes from the coding sequence ATGATAGTAAAAGATGAAGAAAAAAATTTACCGAGATGTTTAGACTCTTTAAAAGAATTGACAGAAAATAAAGATGTTGAATTGATTATTGTGGACACTGGTTCAGCTGATAAAACAGTTGAAATTGCGAAGAGGTATACAGAAAAGGTTTATTTTTATGAATGGAAAAATGATTTTTCTGCAGCAAGGAATTTTAGTATATCAAAGGCTCAAGGTGAGTGGATATTTATAATTGATGCTGATGAAGAATTGAGAGCAGAAGACGGAAAAATTTTATATAATTTTCTGTGTAGTAAAGAAAGTAAGGATTATAATACAATTACAATTTTAGTAAAGAATTTACTTGATATTGAGAATGACAATTTCTCAATTGTTGCTTCAGAAAGACTTTTTAGAAATGATGGAACATTTTGTTATGAAGGTTTTATACACAACTTACCTAAATCGAAAGGTCCAGTGAAACACCTTGATGTTATGTTAATTCATTATGGTTATATATCTACTGATAATGAATTGGTAGAAAAAAAATTCAAAAGAACTTCTGCTCTTTTAAAAAAGAAATTAGAAGAAGAACCAGAAAATATTTACTATCTTTATCAGCTTTCAGCTTCTTACTTAATGCATAAAGATTATAAAGAAGCTTTAGAAGTTGCTGAAAAAGCTTACGAGCTTATGCAGAAAAGAATACCTTTTGAGTTTAGAGTTCATTTTTTGTTTTTATATCAACATATTGTAAAGTGTTATATAGCAAATAATGAAATAGATAAGGCTTTTGAAGTTTGTGATGAAGGTATTAAGTTAGAACCTGAATTTATTGATTTGTATTATTATCGGGCTAAAATTAATTTAATGAAAAAGAGAGAAAATTATGCAATTAAAGATTTTATTAGTTATCTAAAATTGCTTGAAAAGTTTTCTGATTTGAAAATTACAAAAAATCCAAGTGTAGAATTGTTTACGGTTGGATTAAAAGATGAGGTTTATATGATTTTAGCCAAGCTTTATAAAGAGAAAGAAGAATATGATAAAGCTCTTTCTTTTGCTTGTAAAGTAAGAAGTAAAAGTGTGATAGATGAAGCTTTAAAGCTTATAATTAGAATTTGCTTTGAAAATGTAAAAATAGAAGATTTATTTGCTTATTACCAACAATTAAAAAAAGAAAGCAACGAATGGCTTGACAAAATTATTGCTAATATTGAATTTAATCTTTTGGAAAGAAACAATGAAAAATTATTTTTAAGCTATAGTGAAGTTTTTATGAAAGATGATAGTTTGTATGGTGCTTTGAACAATGTAAGATTCGATTTTATAGAAGGAAAGCTTGAAAATGCAAAAAAGATACTTCAAATGTTTTTTGAAAAGGAAAATTTTGATATGTTACCTTTTTACTATGCAGATATTATATATTATTCATTAGTAATGAAGTTGGAGGTTTTAAGTATAATTGAGGAAATAAGCAACGACAAATGGATTGTTTTTGTGGAGTATTTAGCAAAAAAATATTTCGAAAGTATTGAAGAATGGATAACTGCTCTTGAAAGCCAGATAGAAAAATTCGGTGAAAATATTAATATTTTTTTAAAGAAATTGTTGTTATATCATCAGGTCTTAAATGTTTACTATGAAAAGAAAATTGATATACCTTTTGAAAGAGTTTTTAATAGTTATATTGATACTGGAATTCAGTATATTGAGAAAATATACAGAGAAGAGATTTTAGAAAAAAATCCGGAAATTATTCGCTTTGATAACGATAGATTTTTTGCATTTGTGCGATTAATAATAAGAGAACATGATTTAGAGAAGAGAAAAGAATATGTTAGAAAAGCAGTAGAAATATACCCTTATATGGCAGATGGTATAAAAAAACTAATTGAAAAGTCTGCTAACAAAGTGGCTGATTCTAAATTCTTTAATGCCGAATTTGAAATGTATAAAAATGTTGTAAAAAATAAGATAAAGGGGTTAGTTGACCAGGGTTTTTTAGAAGAAGCGGAAAGATTGGTAGACGAATACGAGAAATTAGTAAAAAGTGATCCAGATATTTATAGTTTGAGAGCAATGATTAAGATAAATAAGAGAGATTTTGCATCTGCGGTTTCCCTGCTAAAAAATGGTTTAAAGTTGTATCCTGAAGATGATAATTTAAATTATAATCTGGGTTATGTTTATGAACTTATGGGTGATGACTTGAAAGCTTTAGAACAATATAGAAAGTTGCTTAATTTTGTAAAAGATAAAGAAATAGAAGACAAAATAGTGTATTTACAACGTAAATTGTATCGGAATCTAAATTAA